In a genomic window of Saccharothrix sp. HUAS TT1:
- a CDS encoding APC family permease, whose amino-acid sequence MTDRQAGAAGTGLSRRQAIPLAIGSVAGSGILFLPSAVYAETGSNSLLVWLLSTVVCLPMLLMFEDMVRANPDGDGIEAFIRTGLGRVFGRCVPLMFLSLVIVGLPSGAMVAGRYVAQAVGAGELVAVLAAAAVLVAAVASNLAGVKTSTRVQNAGTWALVLMASVLIVAAIPGVRTGLPAVTPDLTDLGVLLPGVVLAFWAFAGFENLTFLSKEFRDPRRDFLPVSATALGVYGVFTVLLTIAIAVRIPRSEVDEVTGLLQLAQTIQPRQLVVLAVTVIAFGAMVLNAVAWVWGVSRLVQGAASSGILPRGLATTTPTGVPRRAVLLLSGLFAVVGAVLVTWPDVVVDAVATASAIFIVLYLLSIVSYARVRGFTVRSVLNLLLLVVLGVSLVQSGWRSVYAVVVLAVALVVQVVQSRRASTREPEAGGAQS is encoded by the coding sequence ATGACCGACAGGCAGGCCGGCGCGGCCGGGACCGGGCTGAGCAGGCGGCAGGCGATCCCCCTGGCCATCGGGTCGGTGGCGGGGTCGGGCATCCTGTTCCTGCCCTCCGCCGTCTACGCGGAGACCGGCAGCAACAGCCTGCTGGTGTGGCTGCTGTCGACGGTCGTGTGCTTACCCATGCTCCTGATGTTCGAGGACATGGTGCGCGCGAACCCGGACGGCGACGGCATCGAGGCGTTCATCCGCACGGGGCTGGGCCGGGTGTTCGGCCGCTGCGTGCCGCTGATGTTCCTCTCGTTGGTCATCGTCGGCCTGCCCTCCGGCGCGATGGTCGCCGGCCGCTACGTGGCGCAGGCGGTGGGTGCGGGCGAACTGGTCGCCGTGCTCGCCGCCGCCGCCGTCCTCGTCGCCGCCGTCGCGTCCAACCTCGCCGGCGTCAAGACCAGCACCAGGGTGCAGAACGCGGGCACCTGGGCGCTGGTGCTCATGGCGTCGGTGCTGATCGTCGCGGCGATCCCCGGCGTGCGGACCGGGCTGCCCGCCGTCACGCCGGACCTGACGGACCTCGGCGTGCTGCTGCCCGGCGTCGTGCTCGCCTTCTGGGCGTTCGCCGGATTCGAGAACCTCACCTTCCTCAGCAAGGAGTTCCGCGACCCGCGCCGCGACTTCCTGCCGGTCAGCGCGACCGCCCTCGGCGTCTACGGGGTGTTCACCGTCCTGCTGACGATCGCCATCGCGGTGCGCATCCCCCGGTCCGAGGTGGACGAGGTCACCGGTCTGCTGCAGCTCGCGCAGACCATCCAGCCGCGCCAGCTCGTCGTGCTGGCGGTGACCGTGATCGCGTTCGGCGCGATGGTGCTCAACGCGGTGGCGTGGGTGTGGGGCGTGTCCCGGCTCGTGCAAGGCGCCGCGAGCAGCGGCATCCTCCCGCGCGGCCTGGCCACCACCACCCCGACCGGCGTGCCGCGCCGCGCCGTCCTGCTGCTGTCCGGCCTGTTCGCCGTCGTGGGCGCCGTGCTGGTGACCTGGCCGGACGTGGTCGTCGACGCGGTCGCGACCGCCAGCGCCATCTTCATCGTCCTGTACCTGCTCAGCATCGTCTCCTACGCGCGGGTGCGCGGCTTCACCGTGCGCTCCGTGCTGAACCTGCTGCTGCTCGTCGTGCTCGGCGTGAGCCTGGTGCAGTCGGGCTGGCGCTCGGTGTACGCGGTCGTGGTCCTCGCCGTCGCCTTGGTGGTGCAGGTCGTGCAGAGCCGCCGCGCGTCGACCCGGGAGCCCGAGGCCGGCGGTGCGCAGTCCTGA
- a CDS encoding pyridoxal phosphate-dependent aminotransferase, producing the protein MIPVAESVFVRIPALAARHGAVNLAQGVFDHGPPDALLRALVAAGQAEGAHQYAPSAGLPRLRQAVARRTSGAPDPDTEVTITAGATEALHCAMLALLRPGDEAIVVEPAYEQYGPAIRAAGGVVVPVRLADVRSSFADLLDSACTERTRVVVVNSPWNPLGRVLTAAEWTALARLARRRGVVVVSDETYEHLIPDRHRGVLDAVTDPELRVKVSSVSKSLAATGWRVGWAVAGPGLTRRIRAVHQYVTFCPAVPLQHAVADVLDEDFGVVAEVARDLRDRATSFAERLTGLGLRADVPACPFYLVVDVGEPAEAWCDRLVLDGGVAALPLSVFYSEPASAAGTMVRFAVCKRRETLDTAARRLAERLS; encoded by the coding sequence GTGATCCCGGTCGCGGAATCGGTGTTCGTCCGCATCCCGGCGCTCGCCGCCCGGCACGGGGCGGTCAACCTGGCGCAGGGCGTCTTCGACCACGGGCCGCCCGACGCGCTGCTGCGCGCCCTCGTCGCCGCCGGGCAGGCGGAGGGCGCGCACCAGTACGCGCCCAGCGCCGGGCTGCCGCGCCTGCGGCAGGCGGTCGCGCGGCGCACCTCGGGCGCACCGGACCCGGACACCGAGGTCACGATCACGGCGGGCGCGACGGAAGCGCTGCACTGCGCGATGCTCGCGCTGCTGCGGCCCGGCGACGAGGCGATCGTCGTCGAACCCGCCTACGAGCAGTACGGGCCCGCGATCCGGGCGGCCGGCGGGGTCGTCGTGCCGGTCCGGCTCGCCGACGTCCGCTCCTCGTTCGCCGACCTGCTCGACTCGGCGTGCACCGAGCGGACCCGGGTCGTGGTGGTCAACAGCCCGTGGAACCCGCTGGGGCGCGTGCTCACCGCCGCCGAGTGGACCGCGCTGGCCCGCCTCGCGCGGCGGCGGGGTGTCGTGGTGGTGTCCGACGAGACCTACGAGCACCTGATCCCCGACCGGCACCGCGGGGTGCTCGATGCCGTCACCGACCCCGAGCTGCGGGTGAAGGTGTCGTCGGTGTCCAAGTCGCTCGCCGCCACCGGGTGGCGAGTGGGCTGGGCCGTGGCCGGCCCCGGGCTGACCAGGCGGATCAGGGCGGTGCACCAGTACGTCACGTTCTGCCCGGCCGTGCCGCTCCAGCACGCCGTGGCCGACGTGCTGGACGAGGACTTCGGTGTGGTCGCCGAGGTGGCGCGCGACCTGCGGGACCGGGCGACGTCGTTCGCCGAGCGGCTCACCGGCCTCGGGCTGCGCGCCGACGTCCCGGCCTGCCCGTTCTACCTCGTGGTCGACGTCGGCGAACCGGCCGAGGCGTGGTGCGACCGGCTGGTGCTGGACGGGGGAGTGGCCGCGCTGCCGCTGTCGGTGTTCTACTCCGAGCCCGCGTCCGCCGCGGGGACGATGGTGCGGTTCGCTGTCTGCAAGCGCCGGGAAACTCTCGACACGGCGGCCCGGCGGCTCG